The following DNA comes from Verrucomicrobiales bacterium.
CCGACCAGACCCGGCTTACCAATCAAACTACCTGGGAATCCCTGCCCCTCTATGGTGCACCTGTACCACGGCATACCCACAAAATCCTAACGATTCGGAGCTGTGCGACGACCGGCCTGATGTGGAACGACGCTCAGAATGAAGCCTGGAGATGCTGACGACATCAACCGATGTCGAAGCGTGGGCGATAGGAAGTTCGCTCGAGCGATTTGGTTGTTAGGCGCACGTTTCATCACTCAACTCGTGTACACCGCTTCAGAAACTCTGTAAACGATGGCGCTGACTCGTAACAATGGTCGTATCCGGGCGGCTTAACACCCAACTCCTCTCGGTCTCGAAGCGACAAGAATTCCCGCACCGACTCGAACAATCGGTAGTACATGTGTGACTCATCAGCAAAAGCCATCTGATGCTCATCGAAGAAGAACACTGCACCCTTATCCACGCCAGCAAACGACAGGCATGTGGCCTGACCAAAATCACCAGAGGCGATGACGATCATGTTGCGAGGAACGATCTGACTCCTGAGATACCTGCGAATGTCGCAACCCGCTTCCGGGTCGGAGTACAGACTGTGGAAGCGCGTCTGCGTGAACGTGTCACCGAATGGGCTCGGCTCTCCGACAGGAGCTTGGAAGGGCACTTCGGATCCGCCGTACTCTAGAAGGAACGCTCGATAGTCTGCTGGCAATGACGCGCCAATGGCCGCCTCCAACTGCCGGACTCGCTCCTCTGAAGGGCGCTCGTGCTCCGGCGGAGACTCTAACTTGAGGTGGCTGGTGGGCGGGCAGGACTGCATACGCGAGTGCGCCTAACGTCCTCCCGATGAGGCACCCCGACCTGTGAGGTGGCGGTCGGCAAGGCTGGTAAAGGTT
Coding sequences within:
- a CDS encoding SMI1/KNR4 family protein produces the protein MQSCPPTSHLKLESPPEHERPSEERVRQLEAAIGASLPADYRAFLLEYGGSEVPFQAPVGEPSPFGDTFTQTRFHSLYSDPEAGCDIRRYLRSQIVPRNMIVIASGDFGQATCLSFAGVDKGAVFFFDEHQMAFADESHMYYRLFESVREFLSLRDREELGVKPPGYDHCYESAPSFTEFLKRCTRVE